The genome window TAAACTATATCTATCAGCTACACTAAAAACCCCATCTGCAACTCCATATATACATTTAACTTCTTCGGTGGCTTGGAGATATCAGAACTGCTTTTTGATGAGATGTTGATGGTACATGGATTACAATATGAATCCTTCTAGAAACGACCTCTTGTAGTGTGTTTCTCTTCGAGTTGGCGTGATGCAAGCTTTTTTAGAAGTGAAGTAATCTCTTCAACTGCTTCCTGAACCATGTTGTAGGCATTGTTCAGTAGTTCTTTAGCACCTTTCACGTCGATGTTGGCTTGCAACAGTTGGAAACCATGTAATGCTGTAGGTCTAAGTTTCGTCGATTGTTCTTGAGGCCTGAGGGATCTTGACAAAGATCTGAGAAGTGGTATTAATCTTTGATCAAAGAGGATATTCAAGAACATAAATCTACAACtcatattcaaaaaaaattaaattaaatttattagaacAAATTATGTTAGAATTAGTTTAGAAATTAATTTGATGATaaagattaaataaataaatttttataaaatatttagtgGATATGGTCAAAATTTTATGTGTTCTTAGATGAGATATTTGTGCTAAAAACCATTTTTAACACAAATATATAAGAAACAGCGCCTATCCTATTGTTTTTCACCTAAGAATATTTCAAAATCTAAAATGGTTTCCTCCAACTCCAAATTAATCTTGCGTCTTGTTATTCAAAATGACAAACTTCTCTTTGCTGAAGCATCAAAACCTGTTGTAGATTTTCTTTTCTACATCCTATGTTTACCTATGGCTAGTGTAATAAAACTCCTAGCTAACAATGGCATGGTTGGTAGCATAGGAAACGTGTATCATAGTGTTAAAGATCTCCAAGTATATATGCTTCATGAACAATCTAAGGATTCTCTCTTAAATCCAATTGCATCTATCTCTTTTGATGAATTCTATAATCTTCTTCCAATGAGAGACGAGAACGAAGTATCTTCGACCTCTTCGTCTGAAATCTCTAATTTTATTCTTGTAGACACGGAGAATGACGAAGAGGATGAGAATGACGACAAAGTGGACGTCCAGAATGACGAAGTAGATAAGAGTGACGAAGAGTATAAGAACGACGGCGAATTGGACATAAAAGATGACAAAGTAGATAAGAATCACGAGGAGGAGAACGCGAACACTACGAATAATGGGATTGTGAAAGATGTTTGTTGGTTTTTGGTGATGGATGATTTAGTTATTCAACCTATTACTTCAATAATTGACATTGTTTTGAAGTACAAAATCCATCCCAAACAAGTGCGAACAATAGATGTTGAATTCGGGATAAACGAGGTTACATTCTCTTTTGatgtcttttatatatttttgatttaaatttaaatttaaattttatgataatataattatatgttttttgtatttattttactAGGGTATCAAGTTGCTTAGAGCTTCACTACAAACAAAGAAGGTTTTGACTAGTGTTTTCATCAACAAGGAATTTGATATGTGATCAATAatttaatgtttttgtttttattttagctCATGTTGAAATTATTAGCATTTTGTTTTTGCTTTGGCATTCTAAATGAATGATTTCAAGAACTATGTATCCACAATATGCATTTGTTCAAGTTATTTGCGAGTCTATAGCCACTCTCTTGCATGAAGGGGGTTAAGTAGAGTAATTACTTAATAAGGTATGTGTTGAAAAAATCAATGTTACAATACAATTAGTTAGGCAATAAAATAGCTATTGAATAATCATGATTTTAACCAATTTTATAGTTCCAAAAGTGatggaaataattttttttgagatCCTAATAGATGACAACTTAGCTACATGTGAGAAAGTGTCAAAGAAGTCTAATTCATTCATTTGGTTGTATCTTTTGGCAACCAATCTAGCTTTGTATATTTCAATTGTACCATCACCCTTATGTTTGATCTTATAGATTCACTTACTATCAATAGGCTTGACATGAGATGGAAAATCAACAAAATTTCATGTTCCATTTTTAGCAAGTGTGTCTAATTTCGAAGTCATAGCATTTAACTGATGTTTATGCTGGCGTACTTCAGTATAAGTTTTAGATTTAGTGTTTTGTGTAATATATATGTGATATAAGGATCATGTGTATGAGATAAACTTGGCAATGAATAATAAGATGTGATAGAAAAGGGTGTATATAAAGATGTTGTGTCTGCTCATTTAAACTGTATGAAGGTTCTACTTGTACATATGATGTATTTGATGTTTTGCCAATAGGAAAATATGGATGATAATGGTAGGTAAGGATTTGTGAAGTTGATTAATAAGGTAGGATAAGTTCATGATGAGatacatttatataaataaaggtttattttttattgagataaaaaataattgtgcatttgaCATCTTGTTTGTAACCTAAAAAAATGCATTTTGTGTTTCTAGTGGACAATTTGGTTATATCGACTTGTAACTTTAATGTGTACACAAGTAAACTAAAAACTTTTCATGCATATTGTCGGGCGTAAAAAATACCCGAACATACAAAACACTCAAAATACAATAGATTCGCTATAGATGTTTATTTTTGAAGGGTAAAAGTCAATAAAAACCAAAAAGAACGAAaatatggtcatcgcaaccaaattctAATTCGAGAGTCGATAATGTGagggggaaggtattaacaccctcGCATCCGTTGTAATTAACAGGAACCATTTAGTTAATTTTGCAAATACGAGTGTAAGCTTACGTTATTATTTGACTTCTTTAATTATTGCATAATATTAACAtcaagaaagaaagaggaatGTTTTAGGTTTTTTCATTTAGGGTGTTTGACGAAACGTTGAATAACGCTTCTACATATCCTCTGGTGAAATGAGAAATTCAAAGCTTCGTAGTTCTGGGTAGCAAATGTTTATTTGTTGGTCAATTTTATCAAAGGATGCTTAGGTCGCATTCGAGCATAAATATTGCTTGCTACCTAGTCATGTGAGTAAGGAACGTTGTGTATCCATTGCATTAGAGTGGATAAAACACGATTCGGATTCTCGCTTAATTTGTTTTAATCGCATTTGAGCAGACAATGTTGCTTGATTTCCAGTCATGGGAGTAAGGAACCTTGTGAGTCCATCGCATTAGAATGGATAAAACAAGATCCAAATTCTCGCGGATCGTGTTTTAATCGCATTCGCGCGGACAATATTGTTGGCTACTCGCACATGGGAGGAATGAAACattaatttgattttcgcaccGAAATAGATAAAGCACCATTCGTTTATGAAATAGTTTTCGTCGCGCTAAGGcggaaaaaatatgttttgatgaGTTGGATTGTTTTTAGGTGGATGGCAAGTATTCGAAAGGCAAGCTCTACATCTAGTATCCAAATACTCTGGAAAGAAAGAGGCCTACGCCCAGTTAATCGTTTTTCATTCGGATTTATTGTAAAATATGTAAGGCAAATTGAGTCATGGTTCCTTAACCGAAGACGAGAATTAGAACGGCAAGCTCTACAGGTTGTATCCAAATTATACTAGGAGAAAAATAGGCCTACGCCCAATTAGTCATTTTTCATCCACAAAAGAATGTACTAAATTTGCTTGACTATTGTATATTAATATGGAAGACGAGTATTCGAACGATAAACTCTGCAGCTTGTATCCAAATACTCAAGGAAAAAATAGGCATATGCCCaattcatcctttttcatctgatttatttaagaaaatatttttgacgTATTTTGACTAAATTCAAAAAGACTTGATGTTGATCAAGTGATTTGATtgaaaaagtttgattttattttgaagaaaaaaaggaaacTTGATGTTGATTAagatattttgattttttgttaaaaaagattaattttaatggtgattaattttttattaacgaTTATCAACTAAACAAATTACcaataaaataaaagcataagATAAAAGGAAGGGGTGCACTATCAATACAATGGTGGAGTGAGAGTGAAAACCCTAAATGGTTTTAACGCCCACTATGCAAGAAGATAGCAAAAAAGCAAACATAATAGAAGGGGTGCGAAAGTAATTAGAGTGGTGTAGCTTAGAAAAACCTAGGACCTAAATGAGAGGGGGCCCGACGCTAGTCAACAGAAGGGATGGAGTTGACTTCCCATAGGTCATTGGATTGCATCATGTGGTCAAGGAGCGCAGGTGCACAGTAGGGCTCCCCGTACAGGGAAGCCCAGGATTGAAcgcacaagagagagagagagagagagagagagagagagagagagagagagagagagagagagagagagagagagagagagagagagagagagagagagagagatgtacCACGTGGCGGCAGATCCACCAAAGGAAAGGTCAAGCAGTCATCCCAAATGTGTGGCAACGATGCAATATGCATTTTTCACTTTCTTCTTCTCTCTAAGCTAGGTGGTTtacacacaacaacaataatgGCTACtttattctttgaaaattaccAAATATGCATGGAATTggacaaacaaataataaaaattcatCTACAAATTGTCACGAACATGAATCCATGATCAAGATGCATTGATTAACAACAAAAAAGGGAAAACATTGGGATTTAAATTGAACCCGAATTTGACTTTTAGTAGCTCGATTCGGTCATAACTTGTTGTTCTTTTCATATTTAGACTCCTATTTATCTCCTCTAATTCATTCCATCATAATTTTACAATTtcgaaaactttttcaaaatcgAGTTCAAAAAGAATATGCACGAATTTGAGTTTTATGAGTGGTTTTTGGTAGGGATTATGATGGTAATGATGCTAATCAATGATTAAAATAGAATGATGGCAATTGCTCAAGGTTTGGGGCTTGTTTGTGAAATTTTCAAAGTTTCTTCAAGGTGAAGAAACTTGAATTTAGGAGATGAATTTGATGCAAAGTTTTGGCTGAGCTTAGAGGTGATTGTTGTTGCCGTTTGCTGTTGCGAATGGTTTGATTTATAGGCTTAGAAATTATGTTAAAGGTTATTGTAGGGATTATGTAAGATAGCACCAAGTATGACTCAAATGTGAATGAAATTTggtaaaatttgaaataaatttgaagttgagatgaaaatatattatttgcaATCTGAATTTTGGTGATACATTGTGCAATTTTGTTAGAGGTTAGATGATGTATGATAATGCATAGCAAGTGTGGTCATATTTTGTCATTTAATGTCAACATCTTGACTTTTTTTTGCCTTTTGCTTTATGATGCATGATGATGATCAAATAAGAATTGACTTGGATTTTTATTCTCAATGAATTAAATATTTTGGTCTAATATGCATATGATGCAAAATGAATAATGATGCATGAAATACTTTGGTCAATTCTATAACATCCTCCTTTCctcattaaataattataaaataatttacaaaaatatcagAGTACACGCAAGTAGGAATGTCACATTTCATAAAAACTCTCATGAAGTATCAAGTCACTTCATAATTATTGCTCAGCAATAAAATTAAATAGGAagttcaaaataatttaattcaatggctccaaggccttAACAAAAATAAACTCCACCAACTCGTGGTTTAACATAATCCAAAGAAAAAATATGTAACCAAATGAAGCAAATAAAATAACACAACTAAAAGTCTCATATTTCtcgtgttacatatcagagcgactcctaagactcgatcggGCAACACAAGCTTCATGCTTTACTCAAGTAAATGAATCATATGTACTTCCGAAGAAgcacaaacacaacaacaaaaaacggGTTAgaattttattcaaataattattagtgAAAATCACATGCTAAGGAGTAGTATTCAAAAAACCACACAACAATCACATATACAAACAATTAGTATAACAACATCCCGCACATTCACTATGCATAATTCATATTTTAATTATGTATGTAAAGTGATTTACTCATCACGATGttatacatgtggtaccaacacAACCAATACAGTTCAATTATATGAACTTGATTCCCGTCGGAATTTGGATAAGTCTTAGGCGTTCCTCCGAACTGCAACTTATCTCAACTCGACTCTACCCTAAGAGTCCGGATGAGACTAGGCATCCATCATGGATTCCCACCTGAGCTCATCTCCACatactatgatatgaatgcacgCTACACCACA of Vicia villosa cultivar HV-30 ecotype Madison, WI unplaced genomic scaffold, Vvil1.0 ctg.001319F_1_1, whole genome shotgun sequence contains these proteins:
- the LOC131634597 gene encoding uncharacterized protein LOC131634597; protein product: MVSSNSKLILRLVIQNDKLLFAEASKPVVDFLFYILCLPMASVIKLLANNGMVGSIGNVYHSVKDLQVYMLHEQSKDSLLNPIASISFDEFYNLLPMRDENEVSSTSSSEISNFILVDTENDEEDENDDKVDVQNDEVDKSDEEYKNDGELDIKDDKVDKNHEEENANTTNNGIVKDVCWFLVMDDLVIQPITSIIDIVLKYKIHPKQVRTIDVEFGINEGIKLLRASLQTKKVLTSVFINKEFDM